One genomic segment of Paraburkholderia caffeinilytica includes these proteins:
- a CDS encoding ABC transporter substrate-binding protein encodes MLAAVSSAFCACAAHADEKITIIVGGINKLIYLPPKLAESLGYFKDEGLDVELQSQQAGVDAENELLAGAAQAVVGFYDHSIDLQAKGKDVESIVIFGLVPGSMEMVRADAANQIRNMGDIKGKTLGVTGLGSSSTFLGQYLASRYGLKTSDFSMLPVGAGNSLMAAFKQKRVDVAWTTEPTTSLLRTTGDAKVLVDLSSVEGTRAALGGLYPASSLYVRRTWAQSHKTEAAKLARAFVRTLRFIQTHPAEEIATKMPTDYYGGNKALYLQALKASLPMYSPDGKMPPGGPETVLKVMSEFNPNIKGKHIDLSSTYTNEFVNQVR; translated from the coding sequence ATGCTCGCTGCAGTGTCGAGCGCTTTCTGCGCCTGCGCGGCTCATGCGGACGAAAAGATCACCATCATCGTCGGCGGTATCAACAAGCTGATCTATCTTCCACCGAAGCTGGCGGAAAGCCTGGGTTATTTCAAGGACGAGGGACTCGATGTCGAACTGCAGTCCCAGCAGGCGGGTGTTGACGCCGAAAATGAACTGCTCGCGGGAGCTGCCCAAGCAGTCGTCGGCTTCTATGATCATTCGATCGACTTGCAGGCGAAGGGTAAGGACGTAGAAAGTATTGTGATATTCGGTCTTGTACCCGGAAGCATGGAAATGGTCCGCGCCGACGCTGCGAACCAGATCAGGAACATGGGCGATATCAAAGGGAAAACGCTTGGCGTGACGGGGCTGGGTTCCTCGTCCACGTTCCTCGGACAATACCTCGCGTCGCGATATGGTCTGAAGACGAGCGATTTCTCGATGCTGCCGGTGGGTGCCGGAAACAGCCTGATGGCGGCCTTCAAACAGAAACGCGTGGACGTTGCATGGACGACAGAGCCCACGACATCTTTGCTGCGTACAACCGGAGATGCGAAGGTTCTTGTGGACCTGAGCAGCGTTGAAGGAACCCGGGCCGCCCTTGGAGGCCTATACCCCGCCTCCAGTCTTTATGTGCGGCGTACCTGGGCGCAGTCGCACAAGACAGAAGCGGCCAAACTCGCCAGAGCATTTGTCAGGACCTTGCGATTCATTCAAACGCACCCGGCAGAAGAAATCGCGACGAAGATGCCGACGGACTACTACGGCGGCAACAAGGCCCTTTACTTGCAGGCGTTGAAGGCTTCTCTGCCCATGTACTCGCCGGATGGCAAGATGCCGCCTGGAGGGCCAGAAACGGTGCTGAAAGTGATGAGCGAATTCAACCCGAATATCAAAGGGAAGCATATCGATCTGTCGAGTACCTACACGAACGAGTTCGTGAATCAGGTCAGATAG
- the prpF gene encoding 2-methylaconitate cis-trans isomerase PrpF, with protein sequence MAQTRIPSVYMRGGTSKGVFFRADSLPSDPAERDRILLRVTGSPDPYEKQTDGMGGATSSTSKVVVVGPSSRPDCDVDYLFGAVSIDKPVIDWSGNCGNLTSAVGPFAIAQGLVNAPTDGTATVRIWQANINARIIAHVPMKDGQVEEEGDFELDGVTFPAAEIRIEFLDPGGSDEGDELSGGMFPTGNVVDAIDVPDYGTYRLTLINAGNPAIFINAEDLGLKANEMQRDINDDAALLAKCEAIRAHAAVKMGLAATPQEVTELRPHTPKLAFVALPRAYTASSGKRIEPAMVDINARILSMGKLHHAMTGTGAVAIAVAAAIPGTVVNVLMPATRTEQVRFGHPSGVMAVGAEAEQRNGTWVVSKAIMSRSARRLMEGHVLVPTPLAQNSSR encoded by the coding sequence GTGGCTCAAACCAGAATTCCATCCGTCTATATGCGCGGTGGCACCAGCAAGGGGGTGTTTTTTCGGGCCGACAGTTTGCCGTCGGACCCAGCAGAGCGTGACCGGATCCTGCTGCGCGTGACCGGCAGTCCCGATCCCTATGAGAAGCAGACGGATGGCATGGGTGGAGCGACCTCCAGCACGAGCAAGGTGGTGGTCGTGGGGCCTTCCTCGCGCCCGGACTGCGACGTCGATTACCTGTTCGGTGCCGTATCGATCGACAAACCTGTGATCGACTGGTCCGGCAACTGCGGAAATCTGACGTCGGCCGTCGGTCCATTTGCCATTGCACAGGGTCTGGTGAACGCGCCGACCGACGGCACCGCGACAGTGCGAATCTGGCAGGCGAACATCAACGCGAGGATTATCGCGCACGTGCCCATGAAAGATGGCCAGGTCGAGGAGGAAGGCGACTTCGAGCTCGACGGCGTAACGTTCCCGGCTGCCGAAATCCGCATCGAATTCCTCGATCCCGGGGGCAGCGATGAGGGTGACGAACTTTCGGGCGGCATGTTCCCGACGGGCAATGTCGTCGACGCCATCGATGTTCCAGACTACGGGACTTACCGGCTTACGCTGATCAATGCGGGCAACCCCGCTATTTTCATCAACGCGGAAGATCTCGGGCTGAAGGCCAACGAGATGCAACGCGACATCAACGACGATGCAGCACTCCTTGCCAAATGTGAAGCAATCCGTGCCCATGCGGCGGTGAAAATGGGGCTGGCGGCGACTCCGCAGGAGGTGACTGAGTTGCGCCCTCATACACCGAAGCTGGCGTTCGTTGCATTGCCGCGTGCGTACACCGCGTCTAGCGGCAAACGGATCGAACCTGCGATGGTGGATATCAACGCACGAATCTTGTCGATGGGAAAGCTGCATCACGCAATGACCGGCACTGGCGCGGTGGCCATTGCCGTTGCGGCAGCGATACCCGGAACGGTCGTGAACGTGCTGATGCCCGCGACCCGGACGGAACAGGTACGGTTCGGCCATCCGTCGGGCGTGATGGCGGTAGGCGCCGAAGCGGAACAGCGCAACGGCACATGGGTGGTCAGCAAGGCAATCATGAGCCGAAGCGCCCGCCGCCTGATGGAAGGTCACGTGCTGGTGCCGACCCCGCTTGCACAAAACTCATCCCGCTAA
- a CDS encoding lactonase family protein — translation MTAMKTIYIYVGCRTTRERNARGRGISIYAVDPANQRWELTDICLASENPSFLTLNARQDVLYAVHGDGSELSSYHVDHSSGRLSLLNRQSCEGRNPVHLAFSRDGSSLVVANYATGTVARIPVGTEGELAPVSSLVSLSGTPGPNRTEQAGSHPHQVSRYATTRYNTNWHIVPDKGLDTVFAIQWLETGEPRVVGHRCRSGAGPRHAAFHPALPLVYVANELDSTVTAWGFDVFTGALEPLHTVSVIPCNAHGDTSAAGIAIDSTGRFLYVSNRGHDSVATLPLDGSSGMPGQPRWIDTQGNFPRFISLDPSGSYLYVANERSDSIVQYALDKTSGMPSPTGQTVHTGSPVCIVFKTIQE, via the coding sequence ATGACCGCGATGAAAACGATTTATATCTATGTCGGCTGTCGAACGACGCGCGAGCGGAACGCGCGCGGCCGCGGCATCAGCATCTATGCAGTCGACCCCGCGAACCAGCGCTGGGAACTGACAGATATCTGTCTGGCGTCTGAAAACCCATCGTTTCTCACATTGAACGCGAGGCAGGATGTTCTTTATGCGGTTCATGGGGACGGCAGCGAGCTTAGCAGCTATCACGTCGATCATTCGAGCGGACGTTTGAGCCTCTTGAACCGGCAATCATGCGAAGGCAGAAATCCCGTACATCTTGCGTTCTCGCGCGACGGCTCTTCACTTGTTGTCGCCAATTACGCAACAGGGACGGTAGCCCGGATTCCAGTCGGTACAGAGGGGGAGCTGGCACCTGTGTCGTCGCTCGTTTCGCTGTCGGGCACGCCGGGTCCGAACCGGACCGAGCAAGCCGGGTCTCATCCGCATCAGGTATCCCGCTACGCTACGACTCGATACAACACCAACTGGCACATCGTCCCGGACAAGGGACTCGATACGGTGTTCGCGATTCAATGGCTGGAGACCGGTGAACCGCGCGTTGTCGGACACCGATGCAGGTCCGGCGCCGGTCCCCGGCATGCAGCGTTTCACCCGGCGTTGCCGCTCGTCTACGTGGCAAACGAACTGGATTCGACCGTTACGGCATGGGGCTTTGATGTCTTCACCGGAGCGCTGGAACCGCTGCATACCGTTTCGGTGATCCCCTGCAACGCCCACGGCGATACAAGCGCCGCCGGCATTGCGATCGATTCCACGGGACGTTTTCTGTATGTGTCCAACCGCGGTCATGATTCGGTCGCTACGTTGCCGCTCGACGGCTCAAGTGGAATGCCGGGTCAGCCGCGCTGGATCGACACCCAAGGCAATTTCCCGCGCTTCATCAGTCTCGACCCTTCGGGAAGTTATCTGTACGTCGCTAACGAGCGATCCGACAGCATCGTCCAGTACGCGCTCGACAAGACAAGTGGCATGCCCTCGCCAACGGGGCAGACGGTGCACACCGGCAGTCCCGTATGCATCGTATTCAAAACCATTCAGGAGTGA
- the acnA gene encoding aconitate hydratase AcnA, with translation MSRTLPNHTVEFVSVADAMASLEAAQFARMPYCVRVFAENVIRRQPAADAAHYLKALAARCHDVDFPYYPARVVLQDLLGTPALVDLAGMRDAVAEAGGDAATINPVVPTHLVVDHSLNVEVAGDDPEAMSKNMAIEQSKNAERFEFLAWCKQAFSNLDVLMPGNGILHQVNIEYLSPVIQVKDGVAYPDTLVGTDSHTTMINALGVLGWGVGGIEAESVMLGRAVWLRLPTIVGVELKGFRQPGVTATDLVLAITEFLRTQKVVGTIIEFYGEGARAMTLSDRATISNMAPEFGATAALFAMDEKTLEFMRVTGRSDAQIALTESYAKAQGLWADDLADAEYDRTLAFDLSEVRRALAGPSNPHDRVPLSALVSRGIARPAAQHAREKEAPSDVKLDDGAIVIAAITSCTNTSNPRNMIAAGLVARKAVALGLQRKPWVKTSLAPGSKPVEIYLREAGLMSPLEALGFGIIGFGCTSCNGMSGPLPEEIEADIVKRDVHAVAVLSGNRNFNGRIHPRVKEAFLASPPLVVAYAIAGTINVDIENGVVATDKDGNPVYLKDLWPTDEEIDTLLKASIHGEQYLRIYTEMFRKAGQLEGAEAVPARFPWREDSNYIRRPPYWQASLTQPARLQQMRAIGVFGDNVTTDDLSPSGAILPESAAGEYLIANGVNAAEFNSYGTRRGDHKVAIRATFANNRLRNEMAGEKEGSLTRMEPEGITMRLYDAAERYIERGQELIVVAGKNYGAGSSRDWAAKGVRLIGVRAVVCENFERIHRSNLVGMGVLPLEFSEGVTRRTLALDGSETYSIEGIDGAIEPGGFLTLRIGRRNGETLSTLVKCRIDTREEVQIFEAGGLLPRIAGEYMTAA, from the coding sequence ATGTCCCGCACCCTTCCCAATCACACCGTCGAATTTGTCAGCGTCGCCGACGCAATGGCGTCTCTCGAGGCGGCGCAGTTCGCCCGCATGCCGTATTGCGTGCGGGTGTTCGCAGAGAACGTCATTCGCCGGCAGCCCGCGGCGGACGCAGCACACTATTTGAAGGCGCTGGCGGCGCGTTGTCACGACGTCGACTTTCCGTACTACCCGGCGCGCGTCGTATTGCAGGATCTGCTCGGCACCCCGGCCCTGGTCGATCTTGCGGGCATGCGCGACGCGGTCGCAGAAGCGGGCGGCGACGCCGCCACAATCAACCCCGTCGTGCCCACGCATCTCGTGGTCGATCACTCGCTGAATGTCGAGGTTGCCGGGGACGACCCTGAGGCGATGTCAAAGAACATGGCGATCGAGCAGAGCAAGAACGCCGAACGCTTTGAATTCCTCGCGTGGTGCAAGCAGGCGTTTTCGAATCTTGACGTACTGATGCCTGGCAACGGCATCCTGCATCAGGTAAACATCGAATATCTGTCGCCCGTCATCCAGGTGAAAGACGGCGTGGCCTACCCCGATACGCTCGTCGGCACGGATAGCCATACGACCATGATTAATGCGCTTGGCGTGCTGGGCTGGGGTGTGGGTGGCATCGAGGCGGAATCAGTGATGCTCGGGCGCGCGGTGTGGTTGCGCTTGCCGACCATCGTCGGTGTGGAGCTCAAAGGCTTCCGGCAGCCAGGCGTGACAGCGACCGACCTCGTGTTGGCGATCACCGAGTTTCTGCGCACGCAGAAGGTGGTCGGCACCATCATAGAGTTTTACGGCGAGGGCGCGCGCGCGATGACGCTGAGCGACCGCGCGACGATTTCCAACATGGCGCCTGAATTCGGCGCCACCGCAGCGCTTTTTGCCATGGACGAAAAGACACTCGAGTTCATGCGTGTGACTGGCCGGTCGGATGCGCAGATCGCGCTGACGGAAAGCTACGCGAAGGCGCAGGGTCTATGGGCGGACGATCTTGCCGACGCGGAATATGACCGGACCTTGGCGTTCGATCTATCGGAAGTGCGCCGCGCACTCGCAGGGCCGTCCAACCCGCACGACCGTGTGCCGCTGTCAGCGCTCGTCAGCCGGGGTATCGCTCGACCGGCCGCGCAACACGCCAGGGAGAAGGAAGCACCGTCCGACGTCAAACTCGATGACGGTGCCATTGTCATCGCGGCGATTACGAGCTGCACCAATACTTCGAACCCGCGCAATATGATCGCCGCGGGCCTCGTTGCCCGTAAGGCGGTCGCACTCGGGCTGCAACGCAAACCGTGGGTCAAAACATCGCTCGCTCCCGGATCGAAGCCGGTGGAAATCTACCTGCGGGAGGCGGGACTGATGTCCCCGCTTGAGGCACTTGGTTTCGGCATCATCGGCTTCGGCTGCACGTCGTGCAACGGTATGTCGGGACCGCTCCCAGAAGAGATCGAAGCGGACATCGTAAAGCGGGATGTTCATGCCGTCGCCGTCCTTTCAGGGAACCGCAATTTTAACGGCCGCATTCATCCGCGGGTGAAGGAAGCGTTCCTCGCGTCGCCACCGCTGGTGGTCGCCTATGCGATTGCCGGCACGATCAATGTCGACATCGAGAACGGTGTGGTCGCCACGGACAAGGACGGCAACCCCGTGTATCTGAAGGACTTATGGCCGACGGATGAAGAGATCGACACGCTACTTAAGGCGAGCATCCATGGGGAACAGTACCTGCGCATTTACACGGAGATGTTCCGCAAGGCTGGACAACTGGAAGGTGCCGAGGCAGTGCCGGCACGCTTTCCGTGGCGCGAAGATAGTAACTACATCCGTCGCCCGCCCTATTGGCAGGCGAGTCTCACGCAGCCTGCGCGACTCCAGCAGATGCGCGCCATTGGCGTGTTCGGAGACAACGTCACGACAGATGACCTGTCACCGTCGGGCGCGATTCTTCCGGAAAGCGCCGCAGGCGAATATCTGATTGCCAACGGCGTCAATGCGGCGGAGTTCAACTCGTATGGCACGCGGCGAGGCGATCATAAGGTGGCCATTCGAGCGACCTTTGCGAACAACCGCTTGCGCAATGAAATGGCCGGTGAGAAGGAAGGCTCTCTCACCCGGATGGAGCCGGAAGGCATCACGATGCGTCTCTACGATGCAGCAGAACGCTATATCGAGCGTGGGCAGGAACTCATCGTCGTGGCGGGGAAGAACTACGGTGCGGGCTCGTCCCGGGACTGGGCCGCGAAAGGCGTTCGCCTCATCGGCGTGCGCGCTGTCGTCTGTGAAAACTTCGAGCGCATTCATCGCTCGAACCTGGTCGGCATGGGCGTGCTGCCGCTCGAATTCTCTGAAGGAGTGACTCGGCGCACGTTGGCGCTCGATGGATCGGAGACGTATTCGATCGAAGGTATCGATGGTGCGATTGAGCCTGGCGGCTTTCTGACGTTGCGTATCGGCCGACGTAACGGCGAAACGCTGAGCACGCTCGTCAAGTGCCGGATAGACACGCGTGAAGAGGTGCAGATTTTTGAAGCGGGCGGCCTGCTGCCGCGCATTGCGGGCGAGTACATGACTGCGGCGTGA
- a CDS encoding GntR family transcriptional regulator, which translates to MAKSQIGLSDASPHRAVVNGCPLPAIHMRSSEDTTAAALTPLQTRVTREILALARREDLAIGDRLAESILAEKIGTSRTPVNVALHHLVTLGVVYYDANRGFFMARPARDVTDIAAPFFEEPDDPLYLKIAEDRLAHRLPDVLSEADLMRQYEVSRSELRRVLSRMQEEGWLERQVGHGWQFMPMIDSVDAYEESYLFRAAIEPTGVMSPTFSANRVELEELRRRQRFIAESGYLSMNSVELFEANSEFHETIARWSGNRFIAQSVRRMDRLRRLVEYRQARARKPRQEQALEHLAILDAIAQHDLLRAAALLRDHIEGARRAKVHAQEIFTPHA; encoded by the coding sequence ATGGCAAAATCGCAGATCGGTCTTTCAGATGCATCGCCTCACCGGGCGGTCGTGAACGGCTGTCCTTTGCCCGCGATCCACATGCGCTCCTCCGAAGACACCACGGCTGCGGCCCTGACCCCGCTACAAACCCGCGTGACGCGGGAGATACTTGCGCTGGCAAGGCGCGAAGATCTCGCCATCGGCGACCGCCTCGCTGAATCGATCCTTGCGGAGAAAATCGGCACGTCGCGCACACCGGTGAACGTGGCCCTGCATCATCTCGTGACGCTGGGGGTGGTCTACTACGACGCCAATCGCGGCTTCTTTATGGCCAGGCCTGCCCGCGACGTGACGGATATAGCGGCGCCGTTTTTTGAGGAACCCGACGATCCGCTGTACCTGAAGATCGCCGAGGACCGTCTCGCGCATCGGCTGCCCGATGTCCTATCCGAAGCCGATCTGATGCGGCAATACGAGGTCTCGCGCAGCGAACTGCGGCGCGTGCTCTCCCGCATGCAGGAAGAGGGCTGGCTCGAGCGCCAGGTGGGCCACGGCTGGCAGTTCATGCCGATGATCGATTCGGTCGATGCCTACGAGGAAAGCTATCTTTTCCGGGCGGCCATCGAGCCGACTGGCGTCATGTCGCCGACCTTCAGCGCGAATCGCGTCGAACTGGAGGAATTGAGGCGGCGGCAGCGCTTTATCGCTGAAAGCGGCTATCTGTCGATGAACTCGGTCGAGTTGTTCGAGGCGAACAGCGAGTTTCACGAAACGATCGCCAGATGGTCCGGCAACCGTTTCATCGCCCAGTCGGTGCGGCGCATGGACCGCTTGCGGCGACTCGTCGAATACCGTCAGGCAAGAGCGCGCAAACCTCGTCAGGAGCAGGCATTGGAACACCTCGCCATTCTCGACGCGATTGCGCAGCACGACCTGCTGCGCGCTGCCGCTCTGTTGCGGGATCACATTGAAGGTGCGCGGCGTGCCAAGGTGCATGCACAGGAGATCTTCACACCGCACGCCTGA
- a CDS encoding MFS transporter, producing the protein MSYRRGWIALFLFSLSMINYMDRIALSIAAKPIASEFKLTAVGMGYLFSSFIWSYALFLLPMGVLIDRFGTKRMAGVGIFVWSAATALTGAASSFFGLMAARLVMGAGESTSNPVGAKVIRQWIPANERGMVTSMFNSGSYAGPAICSVMLGSLIALFGWRISFVVAGAIGFIWLAAWLMFFDAPEKVRWLKDDERDRIVRERESKPASTSDAVPQSSGLLSLMRTPTLWGLAITQGCNVYTQYLFLTWLPSYLQTSRHLSITHTGLFSAVPYAAAVVLCILVGRLSDQYLKNSGVGTGRRRNAVALAMLTGAAILAVPFTSNLTALLLVFSITLTGIASTTSLNFALLNDLLPNSRDVAKAMAFVVVGGNVFGMIAPIATGYVINATGSYDWAFGIAGILLLVGATVVLTMTRSPMTVNPSASTTRVAV; encoded by the coding sequence ATGTCGTATCGCCGAGGCTGGATCGCCCTCTTTCTCTTTTCACTTTCGATGATCAACTATATGGACCGCATCGCCCTGTCGATCGCAGCCAAGCCGATTGCGAGCGAATTCAAGCTGACCGCGGTCGGCATGGGGTATCTGTTTTCTTCCTTCATCTGGAGTTACGCGCTCTTCCTATTGCCGATGGGCGTTCTTATCGACCGTTTCGGCACCAAACGCATGGCCGGCGTCGGCATCTTTGTATGGTCAGCAGCAACGGCATTGACTGGCGCCGCTTCCAGCTTCTTTGGTCTGATGGCGGCACGTCTGGTGATGGGCGCGGGTGAATCGACGAGCAATCCGGTGGGTGCAAAGGTCATCCGCCAATGGATCCCCGCGAACGAACGGGGGATGGTCACTTCGATGTTCAACAGCGGCTCCTATGCGGGACCAGCGATCTGCTCCGTCATGCTTGGCTCGCTCATAGCACTGTTCGGGTGGCGCATATCGTTTGTCGTCGCAGGCGCAATCGGCTTTATCTGGCTCGCGGCATGGCTGATGTTCTTCGATGCACCAGAGAAGGTGCGTTGGTTGAAAGACGACGAACGCGACAGGATTGTGCGCGAGCGGGAGTCGAAACCAGCCTCGACTTCTGACGCTGTGCCTCAGTCCTCGGGTCTGCTTTCGTTGATGCGCACACCGACCCTCTGGGGACTGGCGATTACCCAAGGCTGTAACGTCTATACGCAATATCTGTTTTTGACCTGGTTGCCCAGCTACCTGCAGACCAGCCGGCACCTGAGCATCACTCACACGGGACTTTTCTCCGCTGTGCCTTATGCCGCAGCCGTCGTGCTTTGCATTCTGGTCGGTCGCCTGAGCGATCAATACCTCAAGAATAGCGGCGTGGGCACGGGTCGCCGCCGTAATGCTGTCGCACTCGCCATGCTGACAGGCGCAGCTATTCTCGCCGTGCCATTTACGTCGAATCTGACTGCGCTCCTGCTGGTTTTTTCGATCACGCTGACCGGAATCGCGTCCACCACGTCATTGAACTTCGCCCTTCTGAACGATCTTCTTCCGAACTCACGCGATGTGGCCAAGGCAATGGCCTTCGTTGTCGTCGGCGGCAACGTCTTCGGCATGATTGCCCCGATCGCAACGGGATATGTGATCAACGCGACGGGCAGCTACGACTGGGCATTCGGCATTGCTGGCATCCTTCTGCTCGTCGGCGCAACGGTCGTGCTCACCATGACGCGCTCGCCAATGACGGTCAATCCCAGTGCTTCGACTACGCGGGTCGCCGTTTAA
- a CDS encoding helix-turn-helix domain-containing protein, with protein MPAAPSSIFGTRLKEARLEAGLSQKQLGIEAGLDPFVASTRINRYELGIHKVDYTFAIRLAVVLKVPVAFLYAEDPELACLILVFGRLPKRKRTDLLFHARTMEAGS; from the coding sequence ATGCCTGCGGCGCCATCGTCAATTTTTGGAACGCGACTAAAAGAGGCGCGCCTGGAGGCAGGGCTGTCGCAGAAGCAGCTTGGCATCGAGGCGGGCCTGGATCCGTTTGTCGCGAGCACACGCATTAACCGCTATGAGCTTGGTATTCACAAAGTGGACTACACGTTCGCAATTCGTCTCGCGGTGGTGCTCAAGGTACCTGTGGCGTTCTTATACGCCGAGGACCCCGAACTCGCCTGTCTCATTCTGGTTTTTGGCAGGCTTCCGAAACGGAAACGAACCGATCTTTTGTTCCATGCACGGACCATGGAGGCAGGGTCATAG
- a CDS encoding relaxase/mobilization nuclease domain-containing protein encodes MSYPKVYIDAMLLNWGDRLFQEPFRHARAQRLSRASLRDEAARMREQLARTLRRTPEVMIKITNKASSAQGIGAVRRHLRYISRNGQVELEDQNGDRISGAESVRDLAQGWQFGGWGIPETSARREVFNILLSMPPGTNRQAVRDAARDFAAVEFGDGRAYVFAAHDDEAHPHVHLSVQVRGPDGRRLNPRKQDLRRWRERFAEQLRANGVDANATPRRVRGETRRYPAQGVRHMVERGETPKYWRAVASEKQRQAGWQAHDKAFDAWREVARTVAASPAAADRAMAIGIVEFVRAMPVQRDAVVPAIRRDPAPTREHRTVPERDTHPGGPDPDIEP; translated from the coding sequence ATGTCCTATCCGAAGGTCTACATCGACGCGATGCTTCTGAACTGGGGTGACCGGCTGTTTCAGGAGCCGTTCAGGCACGCACGGGCACAGCGGCTATCACGTGCGAGCCTGCGCGACGAAGCGGCGCGTATGCGCGAGCAACTGGCGCGTACGCTCAGGCGCACGCCTGAGGTGATGATCAAGATCACGAACAAGGCCTCGAGCGCGCAGGGTATCGGGGCGGTGCGCCGGCATCTTCGATATATTTCCCGGAACGGTCAGGTGGAGCTGGAGGACCAGAACGGCGACCGCATTTCTGGAGCCGAGTCCGTGCGTGATCTCGCGCAAGGCTGGCAATTCGGCGGATGGGGGATACCTGAAACGAGCGCCCGTCGCGAGGTGTTCAACATCCTGCTGTCGATGCCGCCCGGTACGAACCGTCAGGCCGTGAGGGACGCCGCGCGGGATTTTGCGGCCGTCGAATTTGGGGATGGGCGTGCCTATGTGTTTGCTGCGCATGACGACGAGGCACACCCGCATGTTCACCTGAGCGTGCAGGTGCGCGGACCGGATGGCCGGCGCCTGAATCCGCGAAAGCAGGATCTGCGGCGCTGGCGCGAGCGGTTCGCCGAGCAGCTACGCGCGAACGGGGTGGACGCCAATGCGACGCCCCGACGGGTGCGTGGCGAGACGCGACGGTATCCCGCTCAGGGAGTCAGGCATATGGTGGAGCGTGGCGAGACGCCGAAGTACTGGCGCGCCGTGGCGAGCGAAAAGCAACGCCAGGCTGGGTGGCAGGCTCACGATAAGGCATTTGACGCGTGGCGGGAGGTAGCGCGAACAGTGGCTGCATCCCCAGCCGCTGCTGATCGTGCAATGGCCATCGGCATCGTGGAGTTCGTGCGTGCGATGCCGGTCCAGCGGGACGCCGTCGTCCCGGCCATACGGCGGGACCCTGCACCAACGCGCGAGCATCGAACAGTGCCAGAGCGTGATACCCACCCTGGTGGTCCCGATCCGGACATCGAACCCTGA
- a CDS encoding plasmid stabilization protein, whose protein sequence is MRVRDRLCVELGGMRRDWDRWCVRRGLTVGEGARQLVAAALRADAGNGDPGIDANVRWSVVGDPRTRIELRLTPAELDAVGLRAEASGMTANRWIVALIRAQLTHEPQFGAREMRLLADSNLQLASISRWLGQLARDVAATHIGQDRNADIGVIRVAIDAHLRVVAAVMRANLDRWSR, encoded by the coding sequence ATGCGTGTGCGTGATCGCCTGTGTGTCGAGCTTGGTGGCATGAGACGGGACTGGGATCGCTGGTGCGTGCGCCGGGGTTTGACCGTTGGCGAGGGCGCACGGCAACTGGTTGCAGCCGCGTTGCGTGCTGACGCTGGGAATGGTGATCCGGGGATCGACGCGAATGTCCGTTGGAGTGTTGTCGGCGATCCTCGTACCCGGATCGAACTGAGGCTGACGCCTGCCGAACTCGACGCGGTCGGGCTGCGCGCGGAAGCGTCGGGGATGACGGCCAACCGCTGGATCGTCGCGCTGATCCGTGCGCAGTTGACGCACGAACCTCAGTTCGGCGCGCGCGAGATGCGGCTGCTGGCGGATTCCAATCTCCAGCTCGCTTCGATCAGCCGGTGGCTTGGGCAGCTTGCACGTGACGTTGCGGCAACACATATTGGGCAGGACAGGAATGCGGATATTGGCGTCATTCGCGTGGCCATCGATGCGCACCTACGTGTCGTGGCAGCCGTGATGCGTGCGAACCTGGATCGATGGAGCCGGTGA